Proteins from one Embleya scabrispora genomic window:
- a CDS encoding ATP-binding cassette domain-containing protein translates to MNHDDIVIIGAREHNLRNVSLRIPKNRIVVFTGVSGSGKSSIVFDTIAIESQRQLAETFPAFVRNRLPKHERPRADSIEHLSTAIVVDQRPIGGNSRSTVGTMTDIHPLLRVLFSRHGTPSAGPANSYSFNAPGGMCPTCEGLGRTVRLDLDALIDPSRSIREGAIRHPGFSVGGWQWQLYAHHGLYPTDVPVREFTDEQWRLFLHGTGAKVEIVNSNGRHHIDYEGLVDRFNRLYLKRDTSALAEKSRETLSRFVTDGPCPDCAGARLNAAARASLIEGRSLPDYAAMEIADLVPVLTGLTDPVARGVARPAAVALERIVAIGLGYLHLDRPTSTVSGGEGQRLKMVRHLGSSLTGMTYIFDEPSVGLHPRDVVRLNDLLTRLRDKGNTVLVVEHDPDVIAIADHVVDVGPGAGVHGGTVVFEGSFADLRTADSPTGRALRRPAALKPIVRTATGVLPIRGANLHNLRDVDADIPTGVLTVVTGVAGSGKSTLISDVLVAAHPEAVVVDQSGVGTTSRSTPITYVGVLDRLRRLFAKANDVDPGWFTFNSTGACPECEGRGVVRTDMAFMDPVTTRCEVCEGRRFRNEVLAYTLRGKSIVDVLALTADEAVHWFTEPELRARVTALVEVGLGYLTLGQPLSSLSGGEAQRLKLASELHKTGSVYILDEPTTGLHMADVDTLVGLLDRLVDAGNTVVVVEHNLDVVRRADHVLDLGPGGGKHGGTVVFEGTPAELVKAEHSATGEFLRAALASAERARVG, encoded by the coding sequence ATGAACCACGACGACATCGTGATCATCGGCGCCCGGGAACACAATCTCAGGAATGTCTCGCTCCGCATCCCCAAGAACCGGATCGTGGTGTTCACCGGGGTCTCCGGATCGGGCAAGTCGTCGATCGTGTTCGACACCATCGCCATCGAGTCGCAACGGCAACTCGCCGAGACGTTCCCGGCGTTCGTCCGCAACCGGCTGCCCAAGCACGAGCGGCCCCGGGCCGACTCGATCGAGCACCTGTCCACGGCGATCGTCGTCGACCAGCGCCCGATCGGCGGCAACTCGCGGTCGACGGTGGGCACGATGACCGACATCCATCCGCTGCTTCGGGTGTTGTTCTCCCGGCACGGCACTCCCTCGGCGGGGCCGGCCAACTCCTATTCGTTCAACGCGCCCGGCGGCATGTGTCCGACCTGCGAGGGCCTCGGCCGGACGGTACGGCTGGATCTGGACGCGCTGATCGACCCGTCCCGGTCGATCCGGGAGGGCGCGATCCGCCACCCGGGGTTCTCCGTCGGCGGCTGGCAGTGGCAGCTGTACGCGCATCACGGCCTGTATCCCACCGACGTGCCCGTGCGCGAGTTCACCGACGAGCAGTGGCGGTTGTTCCTGCACGGCACCGGCGCCAAGGTGGAGATCGTCAACAGCAACGGCCGGCACCACATCGACTACGAGGGCCTGGTCGACCGGTTCAATCGGCTCTATCTCAAGCGGGACACCTCGGCTCTGGCCGAGAAGAGTCGCGAGACGCTGTCCCGCTTCGTCACGGACGGGCCGTGCCCGGACTGCGCGGGGGCCAGGTTGAACGCGGCGGCGCGGGCGTCGCTGATCGAGGGGCGCTCGTTGCCGGACTACGCGGCGATGGAGATCGCCGACCTGGTGCCGGTGCTGACCGGGCTGACCGATCCGGTCGCCCGTGGGGTGGCCCGGCCGGCCGCCGTGGCGTTGGAGCGGATCGTCGCCATCGGGCTCGGTTACCTGCACCTGGACCGGCCCACCTCGACGGTGTCCGGCGGCGAGGGGCAGCGCCTGAAGATGGTGCGCCACCTCGGGTCGAGCCTGACCGGCATGACGTACATCTTCGACGAGCCGAGCGTGGGCCTGCATCCGCGCGACGTGGTCCGGCTCAACGATCTGCTCACCCGGTTGCGGGACAAGGGCAACACCGTGCTCGTGGTCGAGCACGACCCGGACGTGATCGCGATCGCGGACCACGTCGTCGACGTCGGCCCCGGTGCGGGCGTACACGGCGGGACCGTAGTGTTCGAGGGCTCGTTCGCCGACCTGCGTACGGCCGATTCGCCGACCGGGCGGGCGCTGCGCCGGCCGGCCGCGCTCAAGCCGATCGTGCGCACCGCGACCGGCGTGCTGCCCATCCGCGGCGCGAACCTGCACAACCTGCGCGACGTCGACGCGGACATCCCCACCGGAGTGCTCACCGTGGTCACCGGCGTCGCGGGCTCCGGCAAGAGCACGCTGATCTCGGACGTCCTGGTCGCCGCACACCCGGAGGCGGTGGTGGTCGACCAGTCGGGCGTGGGCACCACCTCGCGCTCGACGCCGATCACCTACGTGGGCGTCCTCGACCGGCTGCGCCGGTTGTTCGCCAAGGCCAACGACGTGGACCCGGGGTGGTTCACCTTCAACTCGACCGGCGCGTGCCCCGAGTGCGAGGGGCGCGGCGTGGTCCGCACCGACATGGCGTTCATGGACCCGGTGACCACCCGCTGCGAAGTGTGCGAGGGACGGCGGTTCCGCAACGAGGTGTTGGCGTACACCCTGCGCGGCAAGTCGATCGTGGACGTGCTGGCGCTGACCGCGGACGAGGCGGTGCACTGGTTCACCGAACCGGAGTTGCGCGCCCGGGTGACCGCGCTGGTCGAGGTGGGACTCGGCTATCTGACCCTGGGGCAACCGTTGTCCTCGTTGTCCGGGGGCGAGGCGCAGCGGCTCAAGCTGGCGAGCGAGTTGCACAAGACGGGCAGCGTGTACATCCTCGACGAGCCGACCACCGGCCTGCACATGGCCGACGTGGACACCCTGGTCGGGCTGCTCGACCGGCTCGTGGACGCGGGCAACACGGTCGTGGTGGTCGAGCACAACCTGGACGTGGTCCGGCGCGCCGACCATGTGCTCGACCTGGGCCCGGGCGGCGGCAAGCACGGCGGCACGGTCGTGTTCGAGGGCACCCCGGCCGAGTTGGTCAAGGCGGAGCACTCGGCGACGGGCGAGTTCCTGCGGGCCGCGTTGGCCTCGGCCGAGCGGGCGCGGGTGGGCTGA
- the tsaD gene encoding tRNA (adenosine(37)-N6)-threonylcarbamoyltransferase complex transferase subunit TsaD translates to MSASPIVLGIESSCDETGVGLVRDGRLLGHAVSTSMAEHVRFGGVVPEIAARAHVHAVTPTVRAALESAGLRRGDIGAVAVTTGPGLATALQVGVAAAKGFALALDVPLYGVHHLAGHVAADTLEHGPLPDSSVVLIVSGGHTSLLLVRDLARDPIVHLGDTLDDAAGECFDKVARVFGLPYPGGPAIDRAARDGDPDSVAFPRGLTGPRDDPYAFSFSGLKSAAARWAERVRAQGAELPVADGAAALQEAVADVLTRKAVAACRAHDVRTLVVVGGVAANSRVRSLAAERCAAAGIELRVPPPRLCTDNGAMIAAVGDLLIRAGAAPAPLDVSIDPSAPLEYASLHPTAPAARRAAG, encoded by the coding sequence ATGAGCGCATCACCCATCGTCCTCGGCATCGAATCGTCCTGCGACGAGACCGGGGTCGGCCTGGTCCGCGACGGCCGGCTGCTCGGCCACGCCGTGTCCACGAGCATGGCCGAACACGTGCGCTTCGGCGGCGTGGTGCCGGAGATCGCGGCCCGCGCGCACGTGCACGCGGTGACCCCGACGGTCCGGGCCGCGCTGGAGTCGGCGGGCCTGCGTCGCGGCGACATCGGCGCGGTCGCGGTGACCACCGGGCCGGGCCTGGCCACCGCGCTCCAGGTCGGCGTAGCCGCCGCCAAGGGCTTCGCGCTCGCCCTGGACGTGCCGCTGTACGGCGTGCACCACCTGGCCGGACACGTCGCCGCCGACACCCTCGAACACGGGCCGCTGCCCGATTCGAGCGTGGTGCTGATCGTCTCCGGCGGACACACCTCGCTGCTGCTGGTGCGCGACCTCGCCCGCGATCCGATCGTGCACCTCGGCGACACCCTCGACGACGCGGCGGGGGAGTGCTTCGACAAGGTGGCCCGGGTGTTCGGCCTGCCCTACCCGGGCGGCCCGGCCATCGACCGGGCGGCGCGCGACGGCGACCCCGATTCGGTGGCCTTCCCGCGCGGACTCACCGGCCCGCGCGACGACCCGTACGCGTTCTCCTTCTCCGGCCTGAAGTCCGCCGCCGCCCGCTGGGCCGAGCGCGTGCGGGCGCAGGGCGCCGAACTCCCGGTCGCGGACGGCGCCGCCGCGCTCCAGGAGGCGGTGGCGGACGTGCTGACCCGCAAGGCGGTCGCGGCCTGCCGCGCCCACGACGTACGCACCCTGGTCGTGGTCGGCGGCGTCGCGGCCAACTCGCGGGTGCGCTCGCTCGCGGCGGAACGATGCGCCGCGGCGGGTATCGAACTGCGGGTACCGCCGCCGCGTCTGTGCACCGACAACGGCGCGATGATCGCGGCCGTCGGCGACCTGCTGATCCGCGCCGGCGCCGCCCCGGCCCCCCTCGACGTCTCGATCGACCCGTCGGCGCCGCTGGAATACGCGTCGCTGCACCCGACGGCACCGGCCGCGCGCCGGGCCGCCGGGTAG
- a CDS encoding helix-turn-helix transcriptional regulator encodes MYLERRSHLAPLIVWTRTVEADGSARVLPDGCIDLIWSGDELVVAGPDTLAHVVEDRVGARYAAVRCAPGVGPALLGTPADALRDRRIPLADVWGERDVRILSERIAAAPDPAVFLEELAAARLRDRDPEAARFAGTVVGELRAGADVATVAAGVRLSERQLHRRSLAAFGYGPKTLARVLRLERALDLARTGMPPARVAAGTGYADQAHFARDVKALAGVPLRTLLG; translated from the coding sequence GTGTACCTCGAACGTCGTTCCCACCTGGCTCCGCTGATCGTCTGGACCCGAACCGTCGAGGCGGACGGATCCGCGCGGGTGCTCCCGGACGGCTGCATCGACCTGATCTGGTCCGGCGACGAACTGGTCGTGGCCGGTCCCGACACGCTGGCCCACGTGGTGGAGGACCGGGTCGGGGCGCGCTACGCGGCGGTGCGCTGCGCCCCCGGGGTCGGGCCCGCGCTGCTCGGGACGCCCGCGGACGCGCTGCGCGATCGACGGATCCCGCTGGCCGACGTGTGGGGCGAGCGCGACGTGCGGATCCTGAGCGAACGCATCGCCGCCGCCCCCGACCCGGCGGTGTTCCTGGAGGAACTGGCCGCCGCGCGGCTGCGCGACCGCGACCCCGAGGCGGCCCGCTTCGCCGGCACGGTGGTCGGCGAGTTGCGGGCCGGCGCCGATGTCGCGACGGTCGCCGCCGGCGTGCGACTGAGCGAGCGCCAACTGCACCGCCGCTCGCTGGCCGCCTTCGGCTACGGCCCCAAGACGCTGGCCCGGGTGCTGCGCCTGGAACGCGCGCTCGACCTGGCCCGCACCGGGATGCCGCCGGCCCGGGTCGCGGCGGGCACCGGCTATGCCGACCAGGCCCACTTCGCCCGCGACGTCAAGGCACTGGCGGGCGTGCCGCTGCGCACCCTGCTGGGCTGA
- a CDS encoding VOC family protein codes for MTSPAPRFHFIGLVVADMAASLAFYRALGLAVPADADAEPHVEVPLPDGPLLVLDTIATVRSFAPDWTPPTGGHRASLAFAFADPAEVDKKYAELVAAGFTGYREPWDAFWGQRYAVLHDPDGNGVDLLAPRSPTA; via the coding sequence ATGACTTCTCCCGCCCCGCGCTTCCACTTCATCGGGCTCGTGGTCGCCGACATGGCCGCCTCGCTCGCGTTCTACCGGGCCCTGGGCCTGGCCGTCCCGGCCGACGCCGACGCCGAGCCGCACGTCGAGGTGCCGCTGCCGGACGGCCCGCTGCTGGTCCTCGACACGATCGCCACGGTCCGCTCGTTCGCCCCGGACTGGACCCCGCCCACGGGTGGCCACCGGGCCTCGCTGGCCTTCGCGTTCGCCGATCCGGCGGAGGTCGACAAGAAGTACGCCGAGTTGGTCGCGGCCGGGTTCACCGGATACCGGGAGCCGTGGGACGCGTTCTGGGGTCAGCGCTACGCCGTGCTGCACGACCCGGACGGCAACGGCGTGGATCTGCTCGCACCGCGGTCGCCGACCGCGTAG
- a CDS encoding MFS transporter, with protein MSNPVVDTDAPQPRPAEPALADPAPETASLRARLAVVAIAVGTFAVVGTEMLPVGLLTPISHGLHVSDGTTGLAMTLAAVVAGFAAPTVLVAAGRVDRRIVLAAMMTVLVAANTIAALAQNFAMFLVARVLVGVSIGGFWAIGASLPVRLVPAGSVGRASAVIFGGVSVASVVGVPVGTLIGERAGWRVAFAAMAGLSAAVLVALLVLLPPLPAERAVRLREIPALLRRGGVVAGASALVLVIAGHFGAYTYVRPILEESGGLGPGPIGALLLGYGVAGVVGNVLAGAYAAHPPHRTLSMAAGLLVAAVVALAVSGAWTPGTAAAMLVWGLAYGAVPVALQGWLSRVAPDAPEAASAVFVTGFQLAISLGSLLGGVAVDAVATSSVLWFGAALAAATTLLALVWGRRAGR; from the coding sequence ATGTCCAACCCCGTTGTCGACACCGACGCGCCCCAGCCTCGCCCCGCCGAACCCGCCCTCGCCGATCCCGCGCCCGAGACCGCGTCGTTGCGCGCCCGGCTCGCCGTGGTCGCCATCGCCGTGGGCACCTTCGCCGTGGTCGGTACCGAGATGTTGCCGGTCGGCCTGCTCACCCCGATCTCGCACGGCCTGCACGTCTCCGACGGCACCACGGGCCTGGCGATGACCCTGGCCGCGGTGGTTGCCGGATTCGCCGCCCCGACGGTGTTGGTCGCCGCCGGGCGGGTGGATCGGCGGATCGTATTGGCCGCGATGATGACCGTGCTGGTCGCCGCCAACACGATCGCCGCCCTCGCGCAGAACTTCGCCATGTTCCTGGTGGCCCGCGTCCTGGTGGGCGTCAGCATCGGCGGCTTCTGGGCGATCGGCGCGAGCCTGCCGGTACGGCTGGTGCCGGCCGGCTCGGTCGGTCGGGCCTCGGCGGTGATCTTCGGCGGCGTGTCGGTGGCCTCGGTCGTCGGCGTGCCGGTGGGCACGCTGATCGGCGAGCGGGCGGGCTGGCGGGTCGCCTTCGCGGCGATGGCCGGGCTCAGCGCGGCGGTGCTGGTCGCCCTGCTCGTCCTGCTCCCGCCGCTGCCCGCCGAACGGGCGGTGCGGCTGCGCGAGATCCCGGCGCTGCTGCGGCGCGGCGGGGTCGTGGCCGGTGCGTCGGCGCTGGTCCTGGTCATCGCCGGGCACTTCGGCGCGTACACCTACGTACGACCGATCCTGGAGGAATCGGGCGGCCTGGGCCCGGGGCCGATCGGCGCGCTCCTGCTGGGCTATGGCGTGGCCGGGGTGGTCGGCAACGTGCTGGCCGGGGCGTACGCCGCCCACCCGCCGCACCGCACGCTCTCGATGGCGGCCGGGCTGCTCGTCGCGGCGGTCGTGGCGCTCGCGGTGTCGGGGGCGTGGACCCCGGGGACCGCGGCGGCGATGCTCGTGTGGGGGTTGGCGTACGGCGCGGTGCCGGTCGCGTTGCAGGGGTGGCTGTCGCGGGTGGCGCCGGACGCGCCCGAGGCCGCCTCGGCGGTCTTCGTCACCGGGTTCCAGCTGGCCATTTCGCTGGGGTCGCTGCTCGGCGGGGTCGCGGTGGACGCGGTGGCCACGTCGAGCGTGTTGTGGTTCGGCGCCGCCCTGGCCGCGGCGACCACGCTGCTCGCGCTGGTGTGGGGCCGGCGTGCCGGGCGCTGA
- a CDS encoding LysR substrate-binding domain-containing protein — protein MSVEFRELECFVVLSEELHFTRTAARLYTSQARVSQLLRQLEDRIGARLFERSSRRVRLTPQGELFLAEVRPAYAGLTGAVDRAKARARGIEGVLRIGFVGTPYGALLDLVGDFRARHPQARADLAETPLSDPFGPVLRGEIDAAFVTLPVSDPTLRTGPVIAADPLVLGVSTRHAFARRARVDAEELADCVFVEIAGPAPAPWRELQSPTVTPGGRPIPRGPGAGTLQEVLSLIAGNHGVLLFCAQFAAYNGRPDVAFVPVTGLTESAVTLTWRRGGETTLLRAFVAASGRQIVPA, from the coding sequence ATGAGCGTGGAATTCCGGGAGTTGGAGTGCTTCGTCGTGCTGAGCGAGGAACTGCACTTCACCCGTACCGCCGCCAGGCTCTACACCTCGCAGGCTCGGGTCAGCCAACTGCTGCGGCAACTGGAGGACCGGATCGGCGCACGACTGTTCGAGCGCAGCAGTCGCCGGGTTCGACTCACCCCGCAGGGCGAACTGTTCCTGGCCGAGGTACGACCCGCCTACGCCGGCCTCACCGGCGCGGTCGACCGGGCCAAGGCCCGCGCCCGGGGCATCGAGGGCGTGCTGCGGATCGGCTTCGTCGGCACCCCGTACGGCGCCCTGCTCGACCTGGTCGGCGACTTCCGCGCCCGGCATCCGCAGGCCCGCGCCGACCTGGCCGAAACGCCGCTGTCGGACCCGTTCGGCCCGGTGCTGCGCGGCGAGATCGACGCCGCGTTCGTGACCCTGCCCGTGAGTGATCCCACGCTGCGCACCGGTCCGGTGATCGCCGCCGACCCGCTGGTGCTCGGCGTCTCGACGCGGCACGCCTTCGCGCGGCGCGCGCGGGTGGACGCGGAGGAGTTGGCGGACTGTGTGTTCGTGGAGATCGCCGGACCCGCGCCCGCGCCCTGGCGTGAGCTCCAGTCGCCGACGGTCACCCCGGGCGGGCGGCCGATCCCGCGTGGACCGGGCGCCGGCACTCTCCAGGAGGTGCTGTCGCTGATCGCCGGCAACCACGGTGTGCTGCTGTTCTGCGCCCAGTTCGCCGCGTACAACGGCCGTCCCGACGTGGCGTTCGTGCCGGTGACCGGGCTGACCGAGTCGGCGGTGACGCTCACCTGGCGGCGCGGGGGCGAGACCACCCTGCTGCGCGCGTTCGTGGCCGCCTCGGGGCGGCAGATCGTACCGGCGTAG
- a CDS encoding YigZ family protein codes for MPLLTIKSEGEVEIEVRRSRFVCALARVSDDAQAQAFLARRRALHAFARHNCSAWIAGGQEKAHDDGEPSGTAGAPMLQVLRRRELTETVAVVTRYFGGVMLGAGGLIRAYGSAVTEAVDAVGVVELRPMLVLTVDVDHAHAGRLENDLRGLGHEVRDIRYGAEVAIDVCVPEPDRDRFVARLTDLTGGRAGARETGRTFVEVDASPHTS; via the coding sequence ATGCCGCTGCTCACGATCAAGTCCGAAGGTGAGGTGGAGATCGAGGTTCGGCGTTCCCGCTTCGTGTGCGCCCTCGCCCGGGTGTCCGACGACGCGCAGGCCCAGGCGTTCCTGGCCCGCCGCCGGGCGCTGCACGCGTTCGCGCGGCACAACTGCTCGGCCTGGATCGCTGGCGGGCAGGAGAAGGCGCACGACGACGGCGAACCGTCGGGCACGGCCGGTGCGCCGATGCTCCAGGTGTTGCGGCGCCGCGAGCTGACCGAGACGGTCGCGGTGGTGACCCGCTACTTCGGCGGCGTCATGCTCGGCGCCGGCGGCCTGATCCGCGCCTACGGCTCGGCGGTGACCGAGGCGGTGGACGCGGTCGGCGTGGTCGAACTGCGTCCGATGCTGGTGCTGACCGTGGATGTCGACCACGCGCACGCCGGGCGGCTGGAGAACGACCTGCGAGGGCTCGGCCACGAGGTGCGCGACATCCGCTACGGCGCCGAGGTGGCGATCGACGTGTGCGTGCCGGAGCCGGACCGGGACCGCTTCGTGGCGCGGCTGACCGACCTGACCGGCGGCCGGGCGGGCGCCCGCGAGACCGGGCGCACGTTCGTCGAGGTGGACGCCTCCCCGCACACTTCCTGA
- a CDS encoding DUF1349 domain-containing protein, protein MDSVAVDWDDAHWLNPPAGAERDEDALVVTPVPGADFWRQTSYGFTRDTGSALLTDLPSGTAVEVTFEADFDTLYDQAGVFVRVDERTWVKAGVEVTDGALHVGAVVTRGVSDWSIAPVPEWAGGPVTVRVSRAGDALTIRARPADGPWRTIRLAPLSPDASATAGPFCCSPERAGLRVRFTRFVLGPADAGLHENP, encoded by the coding sequence ATGGATTCCGTGGCGGTGGACTGGGACGACGCGCACTGGCTCAACCCGCCGGCCGGCGCCGAGCGGGACGAGGACGCGCTGGTGGTGACCCCGGTGCCGGGCGCCGACTTCTGGCGACAGACGTCCTACGGCTTCACCCGCGACACCGGCAGTGCGCTGCTCACCGACCTGCCGTCGGGCACGGCGGTGGAGGTCACCTTCGAAGCGGACTTCGACACGCTCTACGACCAGGCCGGGGTGTTCGTCCGGGTGGACGAGCGCACCTGGGTCAAGGCCGGCGTCGAGGTCACCGACGGCGCGCTGCACGTCGGAGCCGTGGTCACGCGTGGTGTCTCCGACTGGTCGATCGCCCCGGTGCCCGAATGGGCCGGCGGGCCGGTCACCGTCCGGGTCAGCCGGGCCGGCGACGCGCTCACCATCCGGGCGAGGCCTGCCGACGGGCCCTGGCGGACCATCCGACTCGCTCCGCTGTCCCCGGACGCGTCGGCCACTGCCGGGCCGTTCTGCTGCTCACCGGAGCGCGCGGGCCTGCGGGTACGTTTCACCCGCTTCGTCCTCGGCCCCGCCGACGCGGGCCTGCACGAAAACCCCTGA
- a CDS encoding nucleotidyltransferase domain-containing protein: MTSDASFTTHVTQRLAALPGVAAVVLGGSRAQGTHRPDSDWDFAVYYRDGFTPDAIRGLGWPGEVSEFGAWGGGVFNGGARLTVEDRPIDLHYRELADVERRLAEAREGRFEVERLMFHLAGVPTYLVIAELAVNRVLFGDLPRPSYPSALRRAAHARWSEDARLTLTYADRAHAAHGHVTDVAGAIGRAACEAAHAVAAGRGEWVTNEKTLLDRTGLRDVDEIAGRLTASTLSTAIADARELLDKALTASRPN; encoded by the coding sequence ATGACCAGTGACGCATCCTTCACCACACACGTCACCCAACGTCTCGCCGCGCTGCCCGGGGTGGCCGCCGTGGTGCTCGGCGGGTCTCGTGCCCAGGGCACCCACCGACCCGACAGCGACTGGGACTTCGCGGTCTACTACCGCGACGGCTTCACCCCCGACGCGATCCGGGGACTGGGCTGGCCGGGCGAGGTGTCGGAGTTCGGCGCCTGGGGCGGCGGGGTCTTCAACGGCGGCGCCCGGCTCACCGTGGAGGACCGGCCGATCGACCTCCACTATCGCGAACTCGCGGACGTGGAGCGCAGGCTGGCCGAGGCGCGGGAGGGCCGCTTCGAGGTCGAGCGGTTGATGTTCCACCTCGCCGGCGTGCCCACCTACCTCGTGATCGCCGAACTGGCGGTCAACCGGGTGCTGTTCGGCGACCTGCCGCGACCGTCCTACCCGTCGGCGCTGCGCCGCGCGGCGCACGCCCGGTGGAGCGAGGACGCGCGCCTGACCCTCACCTACGCGGACCGGGCGCACGCCGCACACGGGCATGTCACCGACGTCGCGGGGGCGATCGGCCGGGCGGCCTGCGAGGCGGCACACGCCGTGGCGGCCGGTCGCGGCGAGTGGGTGACCAACGAGAAGACCCTGCTCGACCGTACGGGCCTGCGCGACGTCGACGAGATCGCCGGCCGACTGACCGCGTCCACCCTGTCCACCGCGATCGCCGACGCGCGCGAACTGCTGGACAAGGCCCTGACGGCGAGCCGCCCGAACTGA
- a CDS encoding HD domain-containing protein, with protein sequence MSGVPLFPPTDPRLAAQVGFILEIDRLKGVVRRNLIADASRRENTAEHSWHLAMLAGTLAEHAATDVDVARVTRMLLVHDLVEIDAGDTFYYDSVAEVDQAEREQRGADRIFGLLPAAQGGELRDLWEEFEARETPDARFAKAIDRFQPCLLNFHTEGGTWREYDLTRTEVLAKQGSTIEDGSPSLWAYTLELIDEAVRRGYLKP encoded by the coding sequence TTGTCCGGAGTTCCACTGTTCCCGCCCACCGACCCGCGCCTGGCCGCGCAGGTCGGCTTCATCCTGGAGATCGACCGACTCAAGGGTGTGGTGCGGCGCAACCTGATCGCGGACGCCTCGCGGCGCGAGAACACCGCCGAGCACTCGTGGCACCTGGCCATGCTGGCCGGCACGCTGGCCGAGCACGCCGCGACCGATGTCGACGTGGCCCGGGTGACCCGGATGTTGTTGGTCCACGACCTGGTCGAGATCGACGCGGGCGACACCTTCTACTACGACAGCGTCGCCGAGGTCGACCAGGCCGAGCGCGAGCAGCGCGGCGCGGACCGCATATTCGGCTTGCTTCCGGCCGCGCAGGGCGGCGAACTCCGGGATTTGTGGGAGGAGTTCGAGGCCCGCGAGACGCCCGACGCGCGCTTCGCGAAGGCGATCGACCGGTTCCAGCCGTGCCTGCTCAACTTCCACACCGAGGGCGGCACCTGGCGCGAGTACGACCTCACCCGCACCGAGGTGCTGGCCAAGCAGGGCAGCACGATCGAGGACGGTTCCCCGTCGTTGTGGGCGTACACCCTGGAATTGATCGACGAAGCGGTGCGGCGCGGCTACCTCAAGCCCTGA
- a CDS encoding TetR/AcrR family transcriptional regulator codes for MEHVAGTDAANPTDGGDRPDPGGRPGKSEQTRSLILETALRLFRERGYDKTTMRAIAQESGVSVGNAYYYFGSKEHLIHGFYDRLTHEHITRSRQELRGVRDFGDRLQVVLSVWLEVAEPYHAFAVQFFRNAADPESPLSPFSAESYPIREQVTELFADVLRGSSLRIDDELAELLPELLWLHLMGIVLFWVYDRSPERAKSRAFVARTTPMVERVITLSRYKVFRPLVRDAERLIRDYIVPEGTTPPEQRG; via the coding sequence GTGGAGCACGTGGCAGGCACCGACGCAGCGAACCCGACCGACGGCGGCGACAGGCCGGACCCGGGCGGGCGCCCCGGCAAGAGCGAGCAGACGCGGTCCCTGATCCTGGAGACCGCGCTGCGGCTCTTCCGGGAGCGCGGCTACGACAAGACGACCATGCGGGCCATCGCCCAGGAGTCCGGCGTCTCGGTCGGCAACGCCTACTACTACTTCGGCTCCAAAGAGCACCTGATCCACGGCTTCTACGACCGCCTCACCCACGAGCACATCACCCGCAGCCGGCAGGAGCTGCGCGGTGTCCGCGACTTCGGCGACCGGCTCCAGGTGGTGTTGTCGGTGTGGCTGGAGGTGGCCGAGCCGTATCACGCGTTCGCGGTCCAGTTCTTCCGCAACGCCGCCGACCCGGAGAGCCCGCTCAGCCCGTTCTCCGCGGAGTCCTACCCGATCCGCGAACAGGTCACCGAGCTGTTCGCCGACGTGCTGCGCGGCTCCTCGCTCCGCATCGACGACGAACTCGCCGAACTGCTGCCGGAGTTGTTGTGGCTGCACCTGATGGGCATCGTGCTCTTCTGGGTGTACGACCGCTCCCCCGAGCGCGCCAAGTCCCGCGCCTTCGTGGCCCGCACCACCCCGATGGTGGAGCGAGTGATCACCCTGTCCCGCTACAAGGTCTTCCGCCCCCTGGTCCGCGACGCCGAACGCCTCATCCGCGACTACATCGTCCCGGAGGGCACCACGCCGCCCGAGCAACGCGGATAG
- a CDS encoding thiol-disulfide oxidoreductase DCC family protein, whose amino-acid sequence MTISQGNTAPGRSEGTARRGIPAPPPPVRRITILFDADCPLCAALSGWIARQPTLIAVDLVPAGSPRARNRYPDLDHEATLRELTVVGGSGEVWSGAAAWVTVLWALRAYRGLSFRLGTPLGMPMARAAVLGAARIRSATHRGPLPPDPDGDPYREPWTVVECDDACELAH is encoded by the coding sequence ATGACCATCTCCCAGGGGAACACCGCGCCGGGCCGATCGGAGGGGACGGCCCGGCGCGGTATCCCCGCCCCGCCTCCCCCGGTCCGCCGGATCACCATCCTCTTCGACGCCGACTGCCCGCTGTGCGCCGCGCTGTCCGGCTGGATCGCCCGGCAGCCGACCCTGATCGCGGTCGATCTGGTGCCGGCCGGCTCGCCGCGGGCCCGCAACCGCTATCCCGACCTGGACCACGAGGCCACCCTGCGCGAACTCACCGTGGTGGGCGGCTCGGGCGAGGTGTGGTCCGGCGCCGCCGCGTGGGTCACCGTGTTGTGGGCGCTGCGCGCGTACCGCGGCCTGTCCTTCCGGCTCGGCACGCCGCTCGGGATGCCGATGGCCCGGGCCGCCGTGCTGGGCGCGGCCCGGATCCGCTCGGCCACACACCGGGGCCCGCTGCCGCCGGATCCGGACGGGGACCCCTACCGAGAGCCCTGGACGGTCGTCGAGTGTGACGATGCCTGCGAGCTCGCCCACTAA